From the Acetobacter aceti genome, one window contains:
- a CDS encoding relaxase/mobilization nuclease domain-containing protein, with protein MIGKSTRIQTESGPRNLVNHIFDKHHENEEINVLQGSREEVCQAFDIASGMSKKYAVRHFTLSSQEPLNTQQTYKMFRMFGDEYGFSSDNSTIVEHRKQRENHAGWEYHYHLLEPEIQDNGKVLDNRASRLRNEKVCRRFEIEEGLKIIPGKWNHAVAKAFRAEGLYEYADKMSDACAIERPRASYSSGKLQEMKRKGKSMPHIKTDINNIWSQSDGIKAFLSAMSDSGFRIEQGTKNKKSYIIYDEDNTQIGSVSRILKDVRQNDFFIMMEDFNNEIIRKEEKTAVRQSTKKAVGGLIKKSTKQEADDYADQGLESFPEFPVFRAEEENGNAESDLLRSEISPRGNIADSGTDTENTNGRAEPDRADTREPESDITEPAGINESNIRHAQHVVASAKIKFHFSNTVEIRDISHVRPITPEYIQEIKERVKSYGKDDKEYFFRHL; from the coding sequence ATGATAGGTAAGTCGACACGTATACAGACCGAGAGCGGTCCCCGTAATCTTGTGAATCATATCTTTGATAAGCATCACGAGAATGAGGAAATCAATGTCCTCCAGGGTAGCAGGGAGGAAGTTTGTCAGGCTTTTGATATTGCTTCGGGGATGAGTAAAAAATATGCGGTGAGACATTTCACTCTTTCATCACAAGAACCTTTAAACACTCAGCAGACTTATAAAATGTTCCGCATGTTCGGTGATGAATATGGCTTCTCTTCTGATAATTCCACGATTGTTGAACATAGGAAACAGAGAGAAAATCATGCGGGATGGGAATATCATTATCATCTTTTGGAACCCGAGATCCAAGATAACGGAAAGGTATTAGACAACCGCGCATCAAGGCTCCGCAATGAGAAAGTATGCAGACGGTTTGAGATTGAAGAAGGTCTGAAAATTATTCCCGGCAAGTGGAATCACGCAGTTGCCAAGGCTTTCAGGGCAGAAGGTTTGTACGAGTATGCAGACAAAATGTCTGATGCTTGTGCGATTGAACGCCCAAGAGCCTCTTACTCTTCTGGAAAACTTCAGGAGATGAAGAGAAAAGGCAAGTCTATGCCACACATAAAAACAGATATTAACAATATCTGGAGCCAGTCAGATGGCATTAAAGCTTTTCTTTCTGCTATGTCTGACAGTGGGTTCCGTATCGAACAAGGAACCAAAAACAAAAAGTCATATATTATATATGATGAAGATAATACCCAAATCGGTTCTGTTTCACGCATACTTAAAGACGTGAGACAAAATGATTTTTTTATAATGATGGAGGATTTTAATAATGAGATTATTCGAAAAGAAGAAAAGACAGCCGTTAGACAATCGACAAAAAAAGCAGTCGGTGGACTCATCAAAAAATCCACCAAACAGGAAGCCGACGACTACGCAGACCAAGGACTTGAATCCTTCCCAGAGTTTCCAGTCTTCCGAGCAGAAGAAGAGAATGGAAATGCAGAGAGCGACTTACTCAGAAGCGAAATCAGCCCACGCGGGAACATCGCAGATTCTGGAACTGATACAGAAAACACCAACGGACGGGCCGAACCCGATAGAGCAGATACAAGAGAGCCTGAATCAGATATTACAGAACCAGCAGGAATTAACGAAAGCAATATCCGTCATGCTCAGCATGTTGTCGCGTCCGCAAAAATAAAATTTCATTTTTCCAATACCGTTGAAATCCGCGACATTTCACACGTTAGACCGATAACCCCTGAATATATTCAGGAAATAAAAGAGCGTGTGAAATCATACGGAAAAGATGATAAAGAGTATTTTTTTCGGCATTTATAA
- a CDS encoding Ppx/GppA phosphatase family protein, with translation MDRSGAWLRSQRALNTSSPAPIFPALPKMDRTKAVPVSLRPAGGQQRSYPGGWDQSGSCAALDLGTNNCRLMVAARTEGGFRVLDSYSRIVRLGEGLQLTGELNGAAMDRTLEALHTCVDRLGRHRPIRLRAVATEACRRARNGQAFVERIRQETGFEFEIISGKEEAELAVESCSALLFDPVRRRSTDFVRESRSGQDWGLLLDVGGGSTEIAWVRLDQTARKHTLVGYISLPIGVITLAEQFPHRRPGTYRAMLEMVKEQLEAFEQTHQISRHIESDRVRVVGTSGTVTTLASLDLDLPRYIRQAVDGYRLQPDSARRAIGRLHRMGMEGMRVHPCIGSERATYVMPGCAIFEAFLSLWSANVVVADRGLRDGLLLRMMREESGLHYGRTWPHVGHSDEHQVTPD, from the coding sequence ATGGACCGTTCAGGCGCCTGGCTCCGAAGCCAGAGGGCGCTCAATACTTCTTCTCCAGCGCCGATTTTTCCTGCACTGCCCAAAATGGACAGAACGAAAGCTGTTCCTGTTAGCCTGCGTCCGGCTGGAGGACAGCAAAGGAGCTATCCGGGCGGGTGGGATCAGAGTGGATCATGCGCCGCTCTTGATTTGGGAACCAACAACTGTCGTCTCATGGTGGCTGCCCGAACGGAAGGAGGCTTTCGTGTGCTTGACAGCTACAGTCGTATCGTCCGTCTGGGCGAAGGGTTGCAACTGACTGGCGAACTTAATGGCGCCGCCATGGACCGCACGCTTGAGGCATTGCATACGTGTGTAGACAGGCTGGGGCGTCATCGTCCGATCCGTTTGCGGGCCGTTGCGACGGAAGCCTGTCGTCGTGCTCGTAACGGGCAGGCTTTTGTCGAGCGTATCCGTCAGGAAACCGGTTTCGAATTCGAGATCATTTCCGGCAAGGAAGAAGCCGAGCTGGCTGTCGAAAGCTGCTCAGCCCTTCTTTTTGATCCAGTGCGCAGACGCTCCACGGATTTCGTCCGGGAGTCCCGGTCTGGGCAGGATTGGGGGCTTCTGCTTGACGTTGGGGGCGGTTCGACAGAAATCGCGTGGGTGCGACTGGATCAGACAGCGCGAAAACACACCCTCGTCGGCTATATCAGCCTGCCGATCGGTGTCATCACACTCGCTGAACAGTTCCCTCATCGTCGCCCGGGCACCTATCGGGCCATGCTTGAGATGGTGAAAGAGCAACTCGAAGCGTTCGAGCAGACACATCAGATCAGCCGTCATATCGAAAGTGACCGTGTGCGCGTAGTGGGAACAAGCGGCACGGTGACAACACTCGCCAGTCTGGATCTGGATCTGCCTCGCTATATCAGGCAGGCAGTGGATGGTTATAGGCTACAGCCTGACAGCGCCAGAAGAGCCATTGGTCGTCTGCACCGTATGGGCATGGAGGGGATGAGAGTTCACCCGTGCATCGGTTCGGAACGGGCAACTTATGTCATGCCCGGCTGTGCGATCTTTGAAGCCTTTCTATCACTCTGGTCCGCCAATGTCGTGGTGGCGGACCGTGGTCTGCGTGACGGATTGCTGTTGCGTATGATGCGGGAGGAGAGTGGCTTGCATTATGGTCGAACCTGGCCACATGTCGGTCATTCTGATGAGCATCAGGTCACACCCGACTGA
- a CDS encoding MobC family plasmid mobilization relaxosome protein: MRDITLKIRCSSDERDLFEQARKDAGFSSVAGWLRSFAYEYAKTGENKGNIRQGLTDVKTELQRIGNNLNQLTRSHNSGQSVDVSEELKEIRSTVLGLSDIITDIRPIPYIMEKKDHDR; the protein is encoded by the coding sequence ATGCGAGATATTACACTTAAAATCAGATGTTCTTCCGATGAGAGAGACCTATTTGAACAAGCCCGCAAGGATGCTGGCTTTAGTTCTGTAGCTGGTTGGCTCCGTTCGTTTGCTTATGAATATGCAAAGACAGGAGAGAATAAGGGTAACATTCGTCAAGGTCTGACTGATGTTAAAACCGAACTCCAAAGGATTGGGAATAATCTCAACCAATTAACCAGAAGTCATAACTCTGGTCAGTCCGTTGATGTTTCTGAGGAATTAAAGGAGATACGTTCAACCGTGTTGGGTCTGTCTGATATTATTACAGACATTCGACCCATACCATACATCATGGAGAAAAAGGACCATGATAGGTAA
- a CDS encoding D-2-hydroxyacid dehydrogenase, which yields MPVSFWLNEKPNIVIAHSSFDIKSMVDAWDEPTKCVWAKTKTDLVPALADADILVTMTLWEPGYLALAPHLKLLQTMTSGVEQYDTEAFRERGVHLASARGVNANAVAEHAVALMFSHSRRLWEARDDQRQSFWRKLARTQGERRHEVAGTHVVIVGFGAIGARLATVCLALGQTVTVVRKNATAGTGPAITTVADDQLPEAVGNADYLILACPATPETRGLIDGRILSLMKPTACLINVARGSVVVESDLITALRQKQIGMAALDTFEREPLPETSPLWSMPNVLITPHAAGDTVAYESRVANILHDNIRRLAEGKPLINQIV from the coding sequence ATGCCTGTGTCTTTCTGGCTTAATGAAAAACCGAACATCGTCATCGCCCATTCGTCGTTCGACATCAAATCAATGGTGGACGCATGGGATGAGCCAACCAAGTGTGTCTGGGCAAAAACCAAGACCGACCTCGTCCCCGCACTGGCTGATGCGGATATCCTGGTGACGATGACCCTCTGGGAGCCCGGCTATCTTGCGCTCGCTCCCCACCTGAAATTGCTTCAGACCATGACATCCGGTGTCGAACAGTATGACACGGAAGCTTTTCGTGAACGCGGAGTGCATCTGGCGAGCGCACGAGGCGTGAACGCCAATGCGGTCGCTGAACATGCCGTCGCCCTGATGTTCAGCCACTCCAGAAGATTATGGGAAGCCAGAGACGACCAGCGCCAGTCCTTCTGGCGCAAACTCGCTCGCACCCAGGGTGAACGGCGTCATGAAGTCGCTGGCACGCATGTCGTGATTGTCGGATTTGGGGCAATCGGCGCGAGGCTGGCGACTGTGTGTCTTGCACTTGGCCAGACGGTCACTGTTGTCCGCAAAAATGCGACTGCCGGGACTGGGCCCGCCATCACCACTGTTGCTGACGATCAGCTTCCGGAAGCAGTAGGCAATGCGGATTACCTGATCCTCGCCTGCCCCGCAACGCCGGAGACCAGAGGACTGATTGACGGAAGAATTCTCAGCCTGATGAAGCCCACAGCCTGTCTGATCAATGTCGCCCGCGGTTCAGTAGTGGTGGAATCTGACCTGATCACGGCTTTACGGCAGAAGCAGATCGGCATGGCGGCTCTGGATACGTTTGAGCGGGAACCGCTCCCTGAAACATCGCCGCTCTGGTCCATGCCGAACGTTCTGATCACGCCGCATGCCGCTGGCGATACCGTGGCTTATGAAAGTCGTGTCGCGAATATTCTGCATGATAATATCAGACGACTGGCTGAAGGAAAGCCGCTCATCAACCAGATCGTCTAA
- the rsmA gene encoding 16S rRNA (adenine(1518)-N(6)/adenine(1519)-N(6))-dimethyltransferase RsmA: protein MTDISPREPLSSVINRHNLAARHSLGQHFLLDPGITERIVELSGPLEGRHVVEVGPGPGGLTRALLDSQAASITAIEVDSRAIGVIEELVAEAPDRLKIVQADATALDLATLCPAPRRIVANLPYNVATPLLIGWLRQAAQWERLTLMFQLEVAERICAEPGSEHYGRLGIISQWCASCSQVMRLPPGAFSPPPKVWSSVVEITPHGEQPSPELFRAMESVTATAFGQRRKMLRGSLKGIGGERLLQAAGIDGSRRAETLDIAEFDRLARCFLETTPSGKR from the coding sequence GTGACAGATATTTCTCCCCGGGAGCCTCTCTCTTCCGTTATCAACCGCCATAATCTTGCCGCGCGTCACTCTCTGGGGCAGCACTTCCTCCTCGATCCCGGGATCACCGAACGGATTGTCGAACTGTCCGGCCCGCTTGAGGGTCGTCATGTCGTGGAAGTCGGCCCCGGACCGGGCGGCCTGACACGGGCGCTTCTCGACAGTCAGGCCGCTTCCATCACGGCCATCGAGGTCGATTCCCGTGCTATTGGCGTGATAGAGGAACTGGTTGCTGAAGCCCCTGACCGTCTGAAAATCGTTCAGGCCGATGCGACTGCACTGGATCTTGCAACACTTTGCCCGGCTCCGCGCCGGATTGTTGCCAACCTTCCCTACAATGTCGCGACGCCCCTTCTGATCGGGTGGCTTCGGCAGGCAGCTCAGTGGGAACGGCTGACGCTGATGTTCCAGCTTGAAGTCGCGGAACGGATCTGCGCTGAACCGGGCAGCGAGCATTATGGGCGACTGGGAATCATCTCCCAGTGGTGCGCCAGTTGTTCACAGGTGATGCGTCTGCCGCCGGGCGCTTTCTCTCCTCCCCCCAAAGTCTGGTCTTCCGTTGTGGAAATCACGCCTCATGGCGAGCAACCATCCCCCGAACTGTTTCGTGCCATGGAAAGTGTGACGGCGACAGCATTCGGGCAACGCCGGAAAATGCTGCGTGGATCGCTCAAGGGCATCGGAGGCGAACGCCTTCTTCAGGCTGCCGGGATTGATGGCTCCCGCCGGGCGGAGACGCTGGATATCGCGGAATTCGATCGTCTGGCGCGATGCTTTCTTGAAACAACCCCGTCCGGGAAACGCTGA
- a CDS encoding primase C-terminal domain-containing protein, with protein MGLVLEKESIQSSQDLQHETLPKWWKRDCSMLVNSFMVIQEIFPELSRMAQYFLPKMPRKIRASQNLRSISISRHTDFYNFSKGILLPWVSFDSKDARNVLLYDIDHKEAWNLIKKLPACIRPHIVMDPHKGTALGIISLRTPVLLNGHTKPVELAEACHQMMAKYLNATPLPHGSVVKNPFGMMDNVIGYLPRIGEPHTPAIWFQHDQRKCWHTIPGAQDVELKDILNHLKADYGEVCSKGTRRQFVKRGDPSTLGRNCAVFDLVRWYAYDHYETDYAALLDEAETVNQTFSDPLPHKELASIAKSISRFMQNRYNGKKDSGRHINRGIMKLEASQLDIKKKQKLSAHRTNDIKREKTEALIFQALESWNPELKLNQKNLSKISGIQLRTIQKKWNEPEVKATRSGHN; from the coding sequence ATGGGATTAGTATTAGAAAAAGAAAGCATACAATCAAGCCAAGATTTACAGCATGAAACACTTCCAAAATGGTGGAAGCGTGACTGCTCCATGCTCGTGAATTCATTCATGGTGATTCAGGAAATCTTTCCAGAGTTATCCCGTATGGCTCAGTATTTTCTTCCGAAAATGCCGAGAAAGATTCGAGCTTCCCAGAACCTTCGGTCTATCAGCATCAGCCGTCACACTGATTTTTATAATTTTTCCAAGGGCATTTTGTTGCCTTGGGTTTCCTTTGATTCGAAGGATGCCCGCAACGTCCTACTTTATGATATTGACCATAAAGAAGCTTGGAACCTTATAAAGAAACTTCCAGCCTGTATTCGTCCCCATATTGTCATGGACCCGCACAAAGGCACGGCTCTGGGGATTATATCACTCAGGACACCCGTTCTTCTGAATGGCCATACGAAGCCGGTGGAACTTGCTGAAGCGTGTCACCAGATGATGGCAAAGTATCTGAACGCTACCCCTCTTCCACATGGTTCAGTCGTCAAGAATCCATTCGGCATGATGGATAATGTAATTGGGTATCTGCCACGCATCGGTGAGCCTCACACGCCTGCAATATGGTTTCAGCATGACCAGAGGAAATGCTGGCACACGATACCAGGTGCGCAGGATGTGGAGTTGAAGGACATTCTGAATCATCTGAAAGCCGATTATGGAGAAGTCTGTTCCAAAGGAACCCGCAGACAGTTTGTAAAGCGTGGAGATCCATCGACTTTAGGACGGAATTGCGCGGTTTTCGACCTCGTTCGATGGTATGCCTATGACCATTATGAAACTGATTATGCCGCTCTTCTGGATGAAGCCGAGACCGTCAATCAGACCTTCTCTGACCCTCTTCCTCATAAGGAGCTTGCCAGTATAGCCAAAAGCATCAGCAGGTTCATGCAGAACCGCTACAATGGCAAGAAAGATAGCGGGAGGCATATCAATCGAGGCATCATGAAACTGGAAGCCTCTCAGCTTGATATAAAAAAGAAGCAGAAACTCTCCGCCCATCGCACTAACGATATTAAGAGAGAAAAGACCGAAGCACTTATCTTTCAGGCTCTTGAGTCATGGAACCCCGAGTTGAAGCTAAATCAAAAAAATCTATCAAAAATATCCGGCATTCAACTCAGAACCATCCAGAAAAAATGGAACGAACCAGAAGTTAAAGCTACGCGCTCAGGGCATAACTAA
- a CDS encoding RlmE family RNA methyltransferase, with protein MTATPGARNNDSDSVAVRSVRSKTVTVKNTRKKTTAQQRWLARQLNDPYVAAAHKQGWRSRAAFKLIEIDDRFHLIRPGQRVVDLGAAPGGWTQVAVKRGASHVIGVDLLPVDPVAGAEIIEGDFTDPELPGRLIEMLGGKADLVLSDMAPNTTGHAPTDHMRIIGLAEGALDFAFDVLAEGGGFIAKVFQGGSEKQMLEPMKKLFTSVRHVKPPASRKDSSELYVVATGFRSERLAEVRAERNERL; from the coding sequence GTGACGGCTACCCCGGGCGCCAGGAACAACGACTCCGATAGCGTCGCTGTCCGGTCGGTTCGCTCGAAAACCGTAACCGTGAAGAATACCCGCAAGAAAACAACGGCACAGCAACGCTGGCTGGCGCGTCAGCTCAATGATCCCTACGTGGCGGCCGCCCACAAGCAGGGATGGCGTTCCCGTGCCGCCTTTAAACTGATCGAGATTGATGACCGTTTTCATCTTATCAGACCCGGTCAGCGCGTGGTGGACCTCGGCGCTGCTCCCGGCGGCTGGACGCAGGTGGCAGTGAAACGTGGGGCTTCCCATGTCATTGGTGTTGACCTTCTTCCGGTCGATCCCGTTGCCGGCGCGGAAATTATCGAGGGCGATTTCACTGATCCGGAACTTCCCGGTCGGCTGATCGAGATGCTGGGTGGCAAGGCCGACCTTGTCCTTTCTGATATGGCTCCGAATACCACGGGTCACGCTCCAACCGACCACATGCGGATCATCGGCCTTGCGGAAGGCGCGCTGGATTTTGCGTTCGACGTTCTGGCGGAAGGGGGTGGTTTCATCGCAAAGGTCTTTCAGGGTGGTTCAGAGAAACAGATGCTTGAGCCCATGAAAAAACTTTTCACTTCTGTGCGTCACGTCAAACCACCGGCAAGCCGCAAGGATTCCAGCGAGTTGTATGTCGTGGCGACAGGATTTCGTTCTGAACGGCTGGCGGAAGTCAGGGCTGAGCGAAACGAACGTCTGTGA
- a CDS encoding tyrosine-type recombinase/integrase — protein MLTRVQGAWHFRRAVPLMVRPFIGKQEIWFSMRTTSRVTATARAGMVYGMVEQIFQDCRDMSETEEYIRTLEDALTTSDGIISGQDDLITILKRQHELRRVTDALTHYSEFSAFIRTQAEKLRDIGRRIEDLNHKAILNQGRLAEARDTRNELTEAIKQIASMATGMMTMANQAQSIPPSPSIPVDETPKFSEIMESYAESKSKELKNERDSRVMKVTLAQFLEIVGDKPLASYKGKDAHLFIETMRRLPNNYGKNSITPVPILDSIASADFQEKHAGKDIPRLSDATVEKRVTFLRSLWDYMRPIGHVEKNIWKGFKFKSEKVRAVEDWSEENLTRLMNYPWTTRTFSRTTYAFVTAIAAYSGMRQSEICHLRCEDFVHTDDGWMIYIQEHPPVMVNGKEVKFSPKSEAGERVVPIHSELIKLGLIKYVERMKKAGKTFIFYDLKPAGLDNLLSHNFQHGFSRHKIKAGVTPENVFHSFRHSVSTILRNEDATIREVWIDAVLGHIGDTSRKSQGVTTYLHQIGAKNLKKTINRIHYPESFQIAKLFE, from the coding sequence ATGCTCACAAGGGTTCAGGGAGCGTGGCATTTTCGTCGCGCTGTTCCTCTCATGGTCCGTCCGTTCATCGGAAAACAGGAAATCTGGTTTTCCATGAGAACCACCAGTCGGGTCACGGCCACCGCTCGGGCTGGCATGGTCTATGGGATGGTTGAACAGATTTTTCAGGATTGTCGGGATATGTCAGAAACCGAGGAATACATCCGCACTCTTGAGGATGCCCTCACCACATCGGATGGAATTATCTCGGGTCAAGACGACTTAATCACCATCCTGAAGCGTCAGCATGAACTCAGACGTGTAACCGATGCTCTTACCCATTATTCCGAGTTTTCCGCTTTTATTCGGACACAGGCAGAGAAATTGCGCGACATTGGTCGTCGGATTGAAGACCTGAATCACAAGGCCATCCTCAATCAGGGACGATTGGCTGAAGCCCGTGACACAAGGAACGAACTGACAGAAGCCATCAAGCAGATTGCTAGCATGGCAACGGGCATGATGACGATGGCAAATCAGGCCCAGTCTATTCCTCCCTCCCCGTCTATTCCCGTGGACGAAACTCCAAAGTTTTCGGAAATTATGGAATCCTACGCGGAGTCCAAGAGCAAGGAACTCAAGAACGAGAGAGACAGCAGGGTCATGAAGGTGACTCTTGCTCAGTTTCTGGAGATTGTCGGAGACAAACCACTTGCCAGCTATAAAGGCAAAGATGCCCATTTATTCATTGAGACCATGAGGCGTCTTCCCAATAATTATGGCAAGAATTCAATCACTCCTGTTCCCATTCTTGATTCCATCGCTTCGGCTGATTTTCAGGAGAAACACGCGGGAAAAGACATTCCCCGTCTCAGTGATGCAACCGTAGAAAAGCGCGTCACCTTTCTGAGAAGCCTGTGGGATTACATGCGCCCCATCGGTCATGTGGAGAAAAACATCTGGAAAGGCTTCAAGTTCAAGTCGGAAAAAGTTCGGGCTGTTGAAGACTGGTCAGAAGAAAATCTCACCAGACTGATGAATTATCCATGGACCACCCGCACCTTCTCCCGAACAACTTACGCCTTTGTGACAGCGATTGCCGCTTACTCAGGAATGAGACAGAGCGAAATCTGCCACCTGAGATGTGAGGATTTTGTCCACACGGATGATGGCTGGATGATTTACATTCAGGAACATCCTCCCGTCATGGTTAACGGTAAAGAAGTGAAGTTCTCTCCCAAATCCGAAGCGGGCGAAAGAGTGGTCCCCATTCATTCGGAGCTAATCAAACTGGGACTTATCAAATATGTGGAGCGGATGAAAAAGGCTGGAAAAACATTCATTTTCTATGACCTGAAACCCGCAGGACTGGACAATCTCCTCTCCCATAATTTTCAGCATGGATTCAGCCGCCATAAAATCAAAGCGGGTGTCACTCCCGAGAATGTCTTCCATTCGTTCCGTCACAGCGTTTCGACCATTCTCAGAAACGAGGACGCGACCATCCGGGAAGTCTGGATTGACGCAGTTTTGGGACATATCGGGGATACTTCCCGCAAGTCTCAGGGCGTCACCACCTATCTGCATCAGATTGGAGCAAAGAACCTGAAGAAGACCATCAACAGGATTCATTATCCTGAGAGCTTCCAGATTGCGAAGCTGTTTGAATAG
- a CDS encoding DUF4268 domain-containing protein, translating to MFKVDRNTNRIQPLVKKRFSDLGFKERDHIQEWLVYQPDALGEELLIIQKEFDGFDDTRERLDLLALDKSGNLVIIENKLDDSGRDVVWQSLKYTAYVSSLTKMQIIQIYQDYLNRYEGGGIASEKVCEFLEIDDMDEAVLNSGNSQRIMLIASYFRKEVTATVLWLISRGIVIQCFKLTPYSLEQEILVDIDQIIPPPEASDYMIGISSKENEEATVQGIQKERHQTRFQFWTYMLDAFRKKGVGLYANVSPGNDHWLTAGSGLSGCPYSLIFGRKEARVELTFSRSSASWNKWMFDKIHEHKDDIENRLGAKLEWKRLSDKKSSRIVLAHPYDGYDKSNWPAMVDWMAEEIQKFQTVFRPYLEKYGQEIKSIQFEDAIDNEEDNVNELTAE from the coding sequence GTGTTTAAGGTGGACCGCAACACAAACCGCATACAGCCATTAGTCAAAAAAAGGTTCAGTGATTTAGGCTTCAAAGAGCGCGACCACATTCAGGAATGGCTTGTTTATCAGCCAGACGCACTGGGAGAAGAGCTTCTTATCATACAGAAAGAGTTTGACGGGTTTGACGACACGAGGGAACGGCTTGACCTTCTTGCATTAGACAAGAGTGGTAACCTGGTTATCATCGAGAACAAGCTGGATGACTCTGGTCGGGATGTGGTGTGGCAGTCCTTAAAATACACCGCATATGTTTCCAGTCTCACAAAGATGCAGATTATCCAGATATATCAGGACTATCTCAATAGATATGAAGGGGGAGGTATTGCCAGTGAGAAGGTTTGTGAGTTTCTAGAGATTGACGACATGGATGAGGCTGTCCTTAATTCAGGAAACAGTCAGCGCATCATGCTTATTGCTTCCTACTTCAGAAAGGAAGTCACCGCCACAGTTCTTTGGCTCATCAGTCGTGGCATCGTAATCCAGTGTTTCAAACTTACTCCATATTCCCTTGAACAAGAAATACTGGTGGATATAGACCAAATAATCCCACCTCCTGAAGCTAGTGATTATATGATTGGCATCTCTTCTAAAGAAAACGAAGAGGCGACAGTTCAGGGTATCCAGAAAGAACGACATCAGACACGCTTCCAGTTCTGGACCTACATGCTCGATGCCTTCAGAAAAAAAGGTGTGGGTCTTTACGCAAATGTCAGCCCGGGTAATGACCATTGGTTGACTGCTGGTTCTGGATTGAGCGGTTGCCCTTACAGTCTGATTTTCGGAAGAAAAGAAGCTCGGGTCGAACTCACATTTTCACGAAGCTCTGCATCCTGGAATAAGTGGATGTTCGACAAAATACATGAACACAAGGACGATATAGAAAATAGGTTAGGTGCGAAATTGGAATGGAAGCGATTGAGCGACAAGAAATCCAGTCGCATTGTTCTGGCTCATCCTTATGATGGGTATGATAAAAGCAACTGGCCAGCAATGGTTGACTGGATGGCCGAAGAAATCCAAAAGTTTCAAACTGTATTCCGCCCATATTTGGAAAAATATGGACAAGAAATTAAATCCATCCAGTTTGAAGATGCAATTGACAATGAAGAGGATAATGTGAACGAATTAACTGCCGAGTAA